In the genome of Nycticebus coucang isolate mNycCou1 chromosome 12, mNycCou1.pri, whole genome shotgun sequence, one region contains:
- the ALG10 gene encoding dol-P-Glc:Glc(2)Man(9)GlcNAc(2)-PP-Dol alpha-1,2-glucosyltransferase, translating into MGAGMAQLEGYYFSAALSCTFLVSCLLFSAFSRALREPYMDEIFHLPQAQRYCEGHFSLSQWDPMITTLPGLYLVSVGAVKPASWIFGWSEHVVCSIGMLRFVNLLFSVGNFYLLYLLFRKVQPRNKAAFSIQRILSTLTLAVFPTLYFFNFLYYTEAGSMFFTLFAYLMCLYGNHKASALLGFCGFMFRQTNIIWAVFCAGNVIAQKLTEAWKTELQKKKEERLPPIKGPFSEFRKILQFLWAYSMSFKNLSVLFLLTWPYVLLVLLFCVFVVVNGGIVIGDRSSHEACLHFPQLFYFFSFTLFFSFPHLLSPSKIKTFLCLVWKRRIQFLGITLVSVFLVWKFTYVHKYLLADNRHYTFYVWKRVFQRHEIVKYLLVPVYVFAGWSIADSLKTKSVFWNLMFFICLFAVVVPQKLLEFRYFVLPYVIYRLNIPLPTTSRLLCELACYAIVNILTFYVFLNKTFQWPNSQDVQRFMW; encoded by the exons ATGGGGGCAGGAATGGCGCAGCTGGAGGGTTACTATTTTTCGGCTGCCTTGAGCTGCACCTTTTTAGTGTCTTGCCTCCTCTTCTCCGCCTTCAGCCGGGCGCTGCGAGAGCCCTACATGGACGAGATCTTCCACCTGCCGCAGGCGCAGCGCTACTGTGAGGGCCATTTCTCCCTCTCGCAG TGGGATCCCATGATTACCACCTTGCCTGGCTTATACCTGGTGTCAGTTGGAGCGGTCAAACCTGCCAGTTGGATCTTCGGATGGTCTGAACATGTTGTCTGCTCTATTGGGATGCTCAGATTTGTTAATCTTCTCTTCAGTGTTGGCAACTTCTATTTACTGTATTTGCTTTTCCGCAAGGTGCAACCCAGAAACAAG GCTGCCTTCAGTATCCAGAGGATCTTGTCGACATTAACACTAGCAGTATTTcctacactttatttttttaactttctttattATACAGAAGCAGGCTCcatgttttttactctttttgcaTATTTGATGTGTCTTTATGGAAATCACAAAGCTTCTGCATTGCTTGGATTTTGTGGCTTCATGTTTCGTCAAACCAATATCATCTGGGCTGTCTTCTGCGCGGGAAATGTCATTGCACAGAAGTTGACTGAAGCCTGGAAGACGGAgctacaaaagaagaaagaagagagacttCCCCCTATTAAAGGGCCATTTTCAGAATTCAGAAAAATTCTTCAGTTTCTTTGGGCTTACTCCATGTCCTTTAAGAACCTGAGTGTGCTTTTCCTGTTGACATGGCCGTACGTCCTTCTGGTCTTGCTGTTCTGTGTTTTCGTCGTGGTTAATGGTGGTATTGTTATTGGCGATCGGAGTAGTCACGAAGCCTGCCTTCATTTTCCTCAGCTAttctactttttctctttcactctctttttttcctttcctcacctGTTGTCTCCTAGCAAAATTAAGACCTTTCTTTGCTTAGTTTGGAAACGTCGAATTCAGTTTTTGGGGATTACCTTAGTCTCTGTATTTTTAGTTTGGAAATTCACTTATGTTCATAAATACTTGCTGGCAGACAATAGACATTATACATTCTATGTGTGGAAAAGAGTTTTTCAAAGACATGAAATCGTGAAATATTTGTTAGTTCCAGTCTATGTATTTGCTGGTTGGAGTATAGCTGACTCATTGAAAACAAAATCAGTTTTCTGGAATTTAatgtttttcatatgcttgtttgCTGTTGTAGTTCCTCAGAAACTGCTAGAATTCCGTTATTTTGTTTTACCTTATGTTATTTATAGGCTTAACATACCTCTCCCAACCACGTCCAGACTTCTTTGTGAACTGGCTTGCTATGCAATTGTTAACATCCTAactttttatgtatttctgaACAAGACTTTTCAGTGGCCAAATAGTCAGGACGTACAAAGGTTTATGTGGTAA